The Natronoarchaeum philippinense genome includes the window GCGGACGATACGACAGAAGACCACGGACACCATCTCCCGGCCGTGAAAGATTTCCCGCGGGGGTTCGGCGAGGCGAGTTGGTGGCCCTTCATCACCGCGGTCGGTGGATCGGGCTTTTACATCGGGGCTGCGCTGTACGTGATGGCCCAGCGCGACCTTTTTGGCTCGACGACGCTGGGCGGCGGCATCTTCGTCGCCAGCACCGCCCTGTTCCTCGTCGGTCTGTACGGCTGGCTGTACCACGCCTTCGTCAGCGACTTCTGGAACCGCGAGGCCGACCATCACAACGAGACCAAGCTCCGGTGGGGGATGCTCACGTTCCTCGGCAGCGAAATCGCCACCTTCGGCGCGCTGTTCGTCTACTACTTCTTCATCCGGGCCGGCGGCCTCGGCGAGATCGGCATCCACCTGACGGGCTGGCTGGTCTTCGCTAACACGGCAATCCTGATCGCCAGCAGCTTCACCATGCACTACGCCCACGTCGCCCTGCTCAACGAGAACCGGCGGCGCTTTGTCGCGCTGCTCGGCACGACGTTCGGACTGGGTGTGATCTTCCTCGGCGGACAGGTCTACGAGTACTACGAATTCCTCGTCCACGAGAA containing:
- a CDS encoding cytochrome c oxidase subunit 3, which codes for MTVADDTTEDHGHHLPAVKDFPRGFGEASWWPFITAVGGSGFYIGAALYVMAQRDLFGSTTLGGGIFVASTALFLVGLYGWLYHAFVSDFWNREADHHNETKLRWGMLTFLGSEIATFGALFVYYFFIRAGGLGEIGIHLTGWLVFANTAILIASSFTMHYAHVALLNENRRRFVALLGTTFGLGVIFLGGQVYEYYEFLVHENFGVLEGAFNNGFYALTGLHGLHVSMGAVLLGIVFGRSLLGQYSSERHVSVSTVSMYWHFVDVVWVFLVVVLYVGASL